In a genomic window of Muntiacus reevesi chromosome 1, mMunRee1.1, whole genome shotgun sequence:
- the CD53 gene encoding leukocyte surface antigen CD53 has translation MGMSSLKLLKYVLFFFNLIFWFCGCCILGFGIYLLIHSKFGVLFHNLPSLTLGNVLIIVGSIIMVVAFLGCMGSIKENKCLLMSFFVLLLIILLAEVILAILLFVYEQKLQGYVAEGLTKSIQRYNSDNSTKAAWDSIQSFLQCCGVNGTSDWTSGVPASCPKGSNVKGCYIQAKQWFHSNFLYIGITTICVCVIQVLGMSFALTLNCQIDKTSQVLGL, from the exons ATGGGCATGAGTAGCTTGAAATTGCTGAAGTATGTCCTGTTTTTCTTCAATTTGATCTTTTGG TTCTGTGGCTGTTGCATTTTGGGCTTTGGGATCTACCTCCTGATCCACAGCAAGTTTGGAGTACTCTTCCATAACCTCCCCTCTCTCACGCTGGGCAATGTGCTTATCATTGTGGGTTCCATCATCATGGTGGTTGCCTTCCTGGGATGCATGGGATCCATCAAGGAGAATAAATGCCTGCTTATGTCG TTCTTTGTCCTGCTGCTGATTATCCTCCTTGCTGAGGTGATCTTGGCCATCCTGCTCTTTGTGTATGAACAGAAG CTGCAAGGATACGTGGCTGAGGGTTTGACCAAGAGCATCCAGCGATACAACTCAGACAATAGCACCAAGGCAGCGTGGGACTCCATCCAGTCATTT CTGCAATGTTGTGGTGTAAACGGCACGAGTGACTGGACATCCGGAGTACCAGCATCTTGCCCCAAAGGCTCAAATGTTAAG gGTTGCTATATACAAGCAAAACAGTGGTTTCACTCTAATTTCCTGTATATTGGAATCACcactatctgtgtgtgtgtaatccaG GTATTAGGGATGTCCTTTGCACTGACCTTGAACTGCCAGATTGACAAAACCAGTCAGGTCCTAGGACTCTGA